A single window of Ovis canadensis isolate MfBH-ARS-UI-01 breed Bighorn chromosome 17, ARS-UI_OviCan_v2, whole genome shotgun sequence DNA harbors:
- the MLEC gene encoding malectin isoform X1 has translation MPGVRAVEGAAVALLRLLLLLLPALGVVRLAGAGLPESVIWAVNAGGEAHVDVHGIHFRKDPLEGRVGRASDYGMKLPILRSNPEDQILYQTERYNEETFGYEVPIKEEGDYVLVLKFAEVYFAQSQQKVFDVRLNGHVVVKDLDIFDRVGHSTAHDEIIPMSIRKGKLSVQGEVSTFTGKLYIEFVKGYYDNPKVCALYIMAGTVDDVPKLQPHPGLEKKEEEEEEEEYDEGSNLKRQTNKNRVQSGPRTPNPYASDNSSLMFPILVAFGVFIPTLFCLCRL, from the exons ATGCCAGGCGTTCGGGCGGTTGAGGGAGCCGCCGTGGCGCTCCTGcgactgctgcttctgctgctgccggCGCTCGGCGTGGTCCGCTTGGCGGGGGCCGGGCTGCCCGAGAGCGTGATTTGGGCCGTCAACGCGGGCGGGGAGGCGCATGTGGACGTGCACGGGATCCACTTCcgcaaggaccctttggaaggccGGGTGGGCCGAG CCTCTGACTATGGCATGAAGCTGCCAATCCTGCGTTCCAACCCAGAGGACCAGATCCTGTATCAGACGGAGAGGTACAATGAGGAGACCTTTGGCTACGAAGTGCCCATCAAGGAGGAGGGGGACTACGTGCTGGTGCTGAAGTTTGCTGAGGTCTACTTTGCGCAGTCCCAGCAGAAG GTATTTGACGTGCGGTTGAATGGCCACGTGGTGGTGAAGGACCTGGATATCTTTGATCGCGTAGGGCACAGTACTGCCCACGATGAGATCATCCCCATGAGCATCCGGAAGGGGAAGCTGAGCGTCCAGGGTGAGGTGTCCACCTTCACAGGCAAACTCTACATCGAGTTTGTCAAG GGATACTATGACAACCCCAAAGTCTGTGCACTCTACATCATGGCTGGGACAGTGGATG ATGTACCAAAGCTGCAGCCTcatccaggactggaaaagaaagaagaggaggaggaggaagaagaataCGATGAAGGGTCTAATCTCAAGAGACAGACCAATAAGAACCGAGTGCAGTCGGGCCCCCGCACGCCCAACCCCTACGCCTCGGACAACAGCAGCCTCATGTTTCCCATCCTGGTGGCCTTCGGAGTCTTCATTCCAACCCTCTTCTGCCTCTGCCGGTTGTGA
- the UNC119B gene encoding protein unc-119 homolog B gives MSGSNSKAAALGSAVGPGGLVTGKEEKKKAGGGVLNRLKARRQAPHHAADDGIGAAVTEQELLALDTIRPEHVLRLSRVTENYLCKPEDNIYSIDFTRFKIRDLETGTVLFEIAKPCVSDQEEEEDEEGEAGGDVDVSAGRFVRYQFTPAFLRLRTVGATVEFTVGDKPVSNFRMIERHYFRERLLKNFDFDFGFCIPSSRNTCEHIYEFPQLSEDVIRLMIENPYETRSDSFYFVDNKLIMHNKADYAYNGGQ, from the exons ATGAGCGGGTCGAATTCGAAGGCTGCGGCCTTGGGGTCGGCCGTTGGGCCCGGGGGGCTAGTAACtggcaaggaagagaaaaagaaggcgGGCGGCGGCGTCCTGAACAGGCTCAAGGCGCGGCGGCAGGCGCCCCACCACGCGGCAGACGACGGCATCGGGGCAGCGGTCACGGAGCAGGAGCTGCTGGCTCTGGACACCATCCGGCCCGAGCACGTCCTGCGCCTCAGCCGGGTCACCGAGA attatttatgTAAACCTGAAGACAACATCTACAGTATTGATTTTACCCGCTTCAAAATTCGAGATTTGGAGACAGGGACAGTGCTTTTTGAAATTGCCAAACCTTGTGTTTCAG accaggaggaagaagaggacgAGGAAGGGGAGGCAGGTGGAGATGTGGACGTCAGCGCAGGCCGCTTCGTCCGCTACCAGTTCACACCGGCGTTTCTCCGCCTCCGCACCGTGGGCGCCAC GGTGGAGTTCACCGTGGGAGACAAACCTGTGTCAAACTTCCGGATGATCGAGCGGCACTACTTCCGGGAACGCCTGCTGAAAAATTTTGACTTTGATTTCGGCTTCTGCATCCCCAGCAGCAGGAACACTTGCGAGCACATCTATGAGTTTCCCCAACTTTCTGAGGATGTCA TTCGTCTGATGATTGAAAATCCCTATGAGACCCGTTCTGACAGCTTTTACTTCGTCGACAACAAGCTGATAATGCACAACAAGGCCGACTATGCCTATAATGGGGGCCAATAG
- the MLEC gene encoding malectin isoform X3, giving the protein MPGVRAVEGAAVALLRLLLLLLPALGVVRLAGAGLPESVIWAVNAGGEAHVDVHGIHFRKDPLEGRVGRASDYGMKLPILRSNPEDQILYQTERYNEETFGYEVPIKEEGDYVLVLKFAEVYFAQSQQKMYQSCSLIQDWKRKKRRRRKKNTMKGLISRDRPIRTECSRAPARPTPTPRTTAASCFPSWWPSESSFQPSSASAGCENQSPS; this is encoded by the exons ATGCCAGGCGTTCGGGCGGTTGAGGGAGCCGCCGTGGCGCTCCTGcgactgctgcttctgctgctgccggCGCTCGGCGTGGTCCGCTTGGCGGGGGCCGGGCTGCCCGAGAGCGTGATTTGGGCCGTCAACGCGGGCGGGGAGGCGCATGTGGACGTGCACGGGATCCACTTCcgcaaggaccctttggaaggccGGGTGGGCCGAG CCTCTGACTATGGCATGAAGCTGCCAATCCTGCGTTCCAACCCAGAGGACCAGATCCTGTATCAGACGGAGAGGTACAATGAGGAGACCTTTGGCTACGAAGTGCCCATCAAGGAGGAGGGGGACTACGTGCTGGTGCTGAAGTTTGCTGAGGTCTACTTTGCGCAGTCCCAGCAGAAG ATGTACCAAAGCTGCAGCCTcatccaggactggaaaagaaagaagaggaggaggaggaagaagaataCGATGAAGGGTCTAATCTCAAGAGACAGACCAATAAGAACCGAGTGCAGTCGGGCCCCCGCACGCCCAACCCCTACGCCTCGGACAACAGCAGCCTCATGTTTCCCATCCTGGTGGCCTTCGGAGTCTTCATTCCAACCCTCTTCTGCCTCTGCCGGTTGTGAGAACCAATCACCATCCTGA
- the MLEC gene encoding malectin isoform X2, with protein MKLPILRSNPEDQILYQTERYNEETFGYEVPIKEEGDYVLVLKFAEVYFAQSQQKVFDVRLNGHVVVKDLDIFDRVGHSTAHDEIIPMSIRKGKLSVQGEVSTFTGKLYIEFVKGYYDNPKVCALYIMAGTVDDVPKLQPHPGLEKKEEEEEEEEYDEGSNLKRQTNKNRVQSGPRTPNPYASDNSSLMFPILVAFGVFIPTLFCLCRL; from the exons ATGAAGCTGCCAATCCTGCGTTCCAACCCAGAGGACCAGATCCTGTATCAGACGGAGAGGTACAATGAGGAGACCTTTGGCTACGAAGTGCCCATCAAGGAGGAGGGGGACTACGTGCTGGTGCTGAAGTTTGCTGAGGTCTACTTTGCGCAGTCCCAGCAGAAG GTATTTGACGTGCGGTTGAATGGCCACGTGGTGGTGAAGGACCTGGATATCTTTGATCGCGTAGGGCACAGTACTGCCCACGATGAGATCATCCCCATGAGCATCCGGAAGGGGAAGCTGAGCGTCCAGGGTGAGGTGTCCACCTTCACAGGCAAACTCTACATCGAGTTTGTCAAG GGATACTATGACAACCCCAAAGTCTGTGCACTCTACATCATGGCTGGGACAGTGGATG ATGTACCAAAGCTGCAGCCTcatccaggactggaaaagaaagaagaggaggaggaggaagaagaataCGATGAAGGGTCTAATCTCAAGAGACAGACCAATAAGAACCGAGTGCAGTCGGGCCCCCGCACGCCCAACCCCTACGCCTCGGACAACAGCAGCCTCATGTTTCCCATCCTGGTGGCCTTCGGAGTCTTCATTCCAACCCTCTTCTGCCTCTGCCGGTTGTGA